GATCTTGCCATCCTTTCTTCAGTGCTCATTTGACTATTTAGCCTGTTTTTTGCATCTTCTTCACTAAGTTCAGGATTTCTTGTCATTAATCTTTCTAGTTGCAATTCTTGCGTACAAATTACGCTTACAGTCACTCCGCATATTGAATCCAGATTTCCTTCAAATAAGAGTGGCACATCCAATACACACATTCTATATCCCTTCAAGTAATAGTAGCCAATTTCTTTGAACATTGCATACCTGATTGCAGGATGTGTTATCCCATTCAAGGCTTGCAAATCTTCTTTATGACTAAAAACCCATTTCCCTAGGGCTTCACGATTTAAATGCCCATCCTCCAATAATAAATTCGGTATTTTGTCCTTGAAGTATAACACAATTTGATCATAAGCATTCTGTCCTGGTTCGACCACTTGTCTAGCAATCTTGTCCGCATCAACAATGGGTAGTTTGTATTTGTCTCTGAGTCTTCTCGACACTGTGCTCTTACCACAAGCGATCCCACCTGTCAATCCCACTACCAGCATATTTTAATTGTGGCTATCTGACAACTTTCACTGAGCTTTTAATTTGGACCGTTATTATTGTGCCATGTATTCTCCCCATCCCCATTCTAGGTAAAACAAGGGtaagaacaaaaatttaaaaaaaaaaaaatagaaaaaacCTTTGCATATATTTGGGTCTGCCTAATTCATCTAAAGCATATTTCAATTACAACCACGCAAAGgattaaaaaaatccaGAATACGATAATGTCAAGCTCAATACCTAGAGTTTACTCTCTAGGGAACTCAGCCATGACGTACTTACTAGCATTGAGAATTGCACAACTCCCGAGTCAACCAAAGGTTCCATCagttgttcttcttttaaacGACCAGAAGAAACTGAATAGATTCCTCAATAATGACTCTAAAATTATTGTTAAATCGagtaacaacaataaagaaacttaTCATAGACAGTTTATGGCATCTTGTGTCCCGCCCATTCTAAGCAATGGTGAAATTGCAccaattgaaaatttaattGTCTCAGATCCCTCTTCGAAATTTATCACTGCCCAACTTTCTAAATACAATAAATCTTTGAGACCCGAAACCAACATTCTGTTTTTGAATCCAAGCTTAAATCTATTGGAACATTTGCATAGATATCGATGGCGCTTTGATGAGGCAAGACCAAACTTGTTCATGGGCTTTACAACACCAGTTGACGTTGGGACCATACATCAAGAATTTCAACTGTCTCTCAAAGTGAAAGGAAGGATACAATTTCATATTGCAAAGATTGATGGTTTTCCTCGAATGAGTAGTACTGGTAAAAGTGCGAGTCTTTCTCTAAGAGGTGACAGGcagaaaaatgaaaaagaaaataatgcGTTTTATAAGTTGTTTAGAGAAATTTCCAGGCTACGATCTGGAATAGGTTCCGATCTAGTTAGTTTTGATCTGCATGTTCATGGTTTCCAGGATTTGTTCTTCACTGAACTGGAGAAATTGATATTGGAGAGTTGTACCGAGCCATTATTGGCAGTATATGATTGCGTATATAAAAAggaacttttgaaaatccCCGGAGCACaagatataataaaaaagttgattAGTGAGCAGCTGTCAATTATCGATCGATCCTACCCGTCACTAAACACCAACCCAAACTATTCTGTAATCTTTGACAAGGAGAGAATATTTAGCTTGGTGATGAGAGATCTAGAAGTTAATGGGCACAAGCGCGCTAAGTTGGCCCAATCTTTAAATCAATTGAATCAAACGAACATTAATGAACTTAACggattttttgtttctcttGGTAAGTACAAAAAATGTAACTGCAAGTGGAATGATATACTTCTGACTTTAATAAAAGGGAAACAGTTTATTACTAAGCAAAAAGCACTAGATTATCATTACCTGTGAAGAAATTTCATGTATATACAATAGATATTCCTAAATTTTCATATATGAATGGCTGCTGCGCACATGTACTTGCGAAGAGAAGCATGGGCACTGGCACTTCCGAATTTAAAGTTATTTCTTGGACTTTACAAATACCTATGATTGCAGGTCTTGTAAGTGTTGTGTaagtatttttatataccCTTTGTATATGGTAATTAAGTTTTGTAAGCAGAGGTTATTCTCAAGATTAGATACTTTTTCTGTCAACTCGCTAAGCGTCTTTGTATATTTTGCAGTTAAGGAGACcaataattcttttaaaaCTGAAGAGATTTTTGGCTTGAAGTAATCTTC
This is a stretch of genomic DNA from Saccharomyces cerevisiae S288C chromosome IV, complete sequence. It encodes these proteins:
- the CAB5 gene encoding putative dephospho-CoA kinase (Subunit of the CoA-Synthesizing Protein Complex (CoA-SPC); subunits of this complex are: Cab2p, Cab3p, Cab4p, Cab5p, Sis2p and Vhs3p; probable dephospho-CoA kinase (DPCK) that catalyzes the last step in coenzyme A biosynthesis; involved in histone acylation; null mutant lethality is complemented by human homologs DCAKD and COASY and by E. coli coaE (encoding DPCK); extrinsic component of the mitochondrial outer membrane that also localizes to lipid droplets): MLVVGLTGGIACGKSTVSRRLRDKYKLPIVDADKIARQVVEPGQNAYDQIVLYFKDKIPNLLLEDGHLNREALGKWVFSHKEDLQALNGITHPAIRYAMFKEIGYYYLKGYRMCVLDVPLLFEGNLDSICGVTVSVICTQELQLERLMTRNPELSEEDAKNRLNSQMSTEERMARSDYILQNNSTLVDLYEQIESVVKKIQPSKLRTVLEYFPPFGAVSASSIVMSRLLMKKLQNKKSSAV
- the CBS2 gene encoding Cbs2p (Mitochondrial translational activator of the COB mRNA; interacts with translating ribosomes, acts on the COB mRNA 5'-untranslated leader), with amino-acid sequence MSSSIPRVYSLGNSAMTYLLALRIAQLPSQPKVPSVVLLLNDQKKLNRFLNNDSKIIVKSSNNNKETYHRQFMASCVPPILSNGEIAPIENLIVSDPSSKFITAQLSKYNKSLRPETNILFLNPSLNLLEHLHRYRWRFDEARPNLFMGFTTPVDVGTIHQEFQLSLKVKGRIQFHIAKIDGFPRMSSTGKSASLSLRGDRQKNEKENNAFYKLFREISRLRSGIGSDLVSFDLHVHGFQDLFFTELEKLILESCTEPLLAVYDCVYKKELLKIPGAQDIIKKLISEQLSIIDRSYPSLNTNPNYSVIFDKERIFSLVMRDLEVNGHKRAKLAQSLNQLNQTNINELNGFFVSLGKYKKCNCKWNDILLTLIKGKQFITKQKALDYHYL